From a single Ischnura elegans chromosome 7, ioIscEleg1.1, whole genome shotgun sequence genomic region:
- the LOC124162899 gene encoding probable asparagine--tRNA ligase, mitochondrial yields the protein MRKLSSLWGSIPFRCFFTSHQHFSSNISIHEALNHKRAGEKVIVKGWVKGVRVMKNNLFFDVSDGSSVGKLQVVLPHLDKLTGLSFGSSVEVEGIMSMNPRDNSKSELIANKVDIIGPCDVQKGYPFAPRKAYSGDYTRQFLHMRPRTATFASLLRIRNAASLAVHTYMNSKGFILIHAPIITSNDCEGAGEVFKVAPHSELLVKEMLKDGCPKDQAYFDSKAFLTVSGQLHAECVARGITKVYTFGPTFRAENSRSRLHLSEFYMIEPEIAFVDNLEDILTFMEEFVKNIVSTLLTTAGEDIEFLYRNQNMKSTEHLCNILDRPFCVVTYDEAFDVLTKNSHKLKTPPRKVDGLNKEQELFLVSHNGGCPVFVINWPKEMKPFYMRELVGDSSMVSAVDLLVPRVGELCGGSLRETDPDIIAERLKLLHLEEPLQWYIDLRRFGNVPTGGFGMGFERFLQMLLPIENIKDVIPFPRWPHNCKM from the exons ATGAGAAAATTGTCTTCACTATGGGGAAGTATTCCTTTCAGGTGCTTTTTTACCAGTCACCAGCATTTCTCTTCCAATATTTCAATTCATGAAGCTTTGAATCACAAGAGAGCAGGAGAAAAAGTTATTGTTAAG GGGTGGGTGAAAGGAGTgagagtaatgaaaaataatttatttttcgatgTTTCTGATGGGTCTTCCGTTGGTAAACTGCAAGTAGTATTGCCTCATTTAGATAAACTCACAGGTTTGTCGTTCGGGTCATCAGTCGAAGTTGAGGGAATTATGAGTATGAATCCCCGAGATAACAGCAAATCTGAGTTAATAGCCAATAAGGTTGATATTATTGGCCCTTGCGATGTCCAAAAAGGATATCCATTTGCTCCTAG GAAAGCGTACTCTGGGGACTATACGAGACAGTTTTTGCACATGCGTCCAAGAACTGCTACTTTCGCCTCTCTTCTTAGAATTAGAAATGCTGCATCGCTTGCGGTGCACACTTACATGAATTCCAAAggttttatattaattcatgctcCAATTATCACATCAAATGACTGTGAGGGCGCAGGTGAAGTTTTTAAAGTAGCACCTCATAGTGAACTCCTGGTGAAAGAAATGTTGAAAGATGGTTGTCCCAAAGACCAAGCTTATTTTGATAGCAAAGCATTTTTGACCGTATCGGGACAACTTCACGCGGAATGCGTTGCAAG AGGTATCACCAAAGTTTACACTTTTGGGCCTACATTTCGAGCCGAGAATTCACGATCCAGGCTACATTTGTCAGAATTCTACATGATTGAACCCGAAATTGCATTTGTGGACAATCTAGAGGATATACTTACTTTCATGGAAGAATTTGTGAAGAATATAGTGTCAACGTTATTGACAACTGCTGGTGAAGATATTGAGTTTCTATACAGAAATCAAAATATGAAGTCAACG gagcACCTATGTAATATATTGGACCGTCCATTTTGTGTAGTCACATATGATGAGGCTTTTGATGTACTTACGAAAAATAGTCATAAATTAAAAACACCCCCGAGAAAAGTTGACGGTTTGAACAAAGAGCAAGAGTTATTTCTCGTCAGCCATAATGGAGGATGCCCTGTATTTGTCATCAACTGGCCTAAGGAAATGAAACCATTTTACATGAGAGAATTGGTTGGCGATTCTTCCATG gtGTCAGCTGTAGATTTACTTGTGCCGCGAGTGGGGGAACTTTGTGGGGGAAGCCTCAGGGAGACAGACCCTGATATTATTGCTGAGCGTCTTAAGTTATTGCATCTGGAAGAGCCATTGCAATGGTACATTGACTTGAGAAGATTTGGAAATGTTCCTACCGGTGGTTTTGGAATGGGATTTGAGAGGTTTCTTCAAATGTTGCTTCccatagaaaatattaaagatgTAATTCCTTTCCCTCGATGGCCCCACAATTGCAAAATGTGA
- the LOC124162901 gene encoding ragulator complex protein LAMTOR1, with product MGCCYSCKEDNNSQSGDVNERTHLLVDPVSNINVIQRVHSDDFIAQYPNSLPKKSDEQSALNRILQETATNVIDVAALDSHNLEQHEYLERMRQYTQRLGAMGANVNTRWTGNSSAGGAGGSGTLLAPSAMGGPSTSPSGRMHLCLLTDIPAPEKVLAEDHPNPEDLILISNALEKASKALSDLKVEHREDLVVPFRIP from the exons ATGGGTTGCTGTTACAGTTGTAAAGAAGATAATAACTCACAG TCTGGTGATGTTAATGAACGAACTCATCTACTTGTCGATCCTGTCAGCAATATCAATGTCATCCAAAGGGTTCATAG TGATGACTTCATTGCCCAATACCCCAACTCTTTGCCTAAAAAGAGCGATGAACAATCGGCCCTCAACCGTATCCTCCAAGAAACAGCCAC TAACGTCATTGATGTGGCCGCATTAGATTCTCATAACCTAGAGCAGCATGAATACCTGGAACGAATGAGACAATACACTCAGCGTTTAGGAGCAATGGGTGCTAATGTCAATACAAGGTGGACAGGAAACTCATCAGCGGGGGGTGCAGGAGGATCTGGAACATTATTGGCACCATCGGCTATGGGAGGCCCATCTACGTCTCCAAGTGGACGAATGCATCTCTGCCTACTTACTGACATTCCTGCTCCTGAAAAAGTGTTAGCTGAAGACCACCCTAACCCTGAAGATCTTATCCTA ATATCCAATGCTTTGGAGAAAGCATCAAAAGCTCTTAGTGATCTCAAGGTTGAGCACAGGGAAGACCTGGTGGTGCCATTCAGGATTCCGTGA